Part of the Woronichinia naegeliana WA131 genome, CCTATTTTATAATGAGTTAAACTTCTCCCAGTTAAGACCCAATTGGTGAATAAGTTGCCGTAAAACTTAGGCTTTTAAATCCTTACTTCCCCAATCTGGAATAGGAGCGATCGCTCCACCTTCGGGATTGTACCATTTTCGATGGGAACCACCGCCTTTTCTCTG contains:
- a CDS encoding type II toxin-antitoxin system HicA family toxin, with protein sequence MARKLKEMGCQEIQRKGGGSHRKWYNPEGGAIAPIPDWGSKDLKA